A window of Gadus chalcogrammus isolate NIFS_2021 chromosome 16, NIFS_Gcha_1.0, whole genome shotgun sequence contains these coding sequences:
- the LOC130406240 gene encoding uncharacterized protein LOC130406240, which yields MRKQGRKGGKLEGNWSGPYVISSLSSKGVATLTSRTGVQLKQKANVSQLKPFIRPTFRDSCKPEPDVPTQLATDHQYASTGVVYLKKINPVQDMLLNYALDLSRPGGEMLVKEGDVCLTREDFWSLCLPRNMESNIGNACFKLVAETARRHGKDIHVVDAYVVPTWKSETVDPMAGLPGDLLQKDLIILPAWSRQPGKADHYVLCGPSTAHCPRPVEN from the exons ATGAGGAAGCAAGGGCGAAAAGGGGGCAAACTAGAAGGCAACTGGTCTGGGCCTTATGTAATTTCCTCCTTGTCGTCCAAGGGTGTGGCAACGCTGACCAGCAGGACAGGGGTTCAGCTGAAACAGAAGGCCAATGTTTCCCAGCTGAAGCctttcattaggcctacattcagAG ACTCCTGCAAGCCCGAGCCTGATGTCCCGACCCAATTGGCCACTGACCACCAGTATGCCTCCACTGGAGTGGtctatttaaagaaaataaatcctgttcaggACATGCTG CTCAACTATGCCCTTGACCTTAGCAGACCTGGAGGTGAAATGCTGGTCAAAGAGGGGGATGTCTGCCTGACAAGGGAAGACTTTTGGAGCTTGTGCCTTCCTAGGAACATGGAGTCCAAT ATTGGAAACGCATGTTTCAAACTTGTGGCGGAGACCGCCCGAAGACAT GGAAAAGACATCCACGTTGTTGACGCTTATGTGGTTCCAACTTGGAAGTCTGAAACAGTGGACCCTATGGCTGGTCTTCCA GGTGACCTGCTGCAGAAGGACCTAATCATCCTCCCTGCCTGGAGCCGACAGCCAGGGAAAGCAGACCACTATGTGCTTTGC GGACCTAGCACAGCGCATTGCCCCAGGCCAGTGGAGAACTAA